The following nucleotide sequence is from Austwickia chelonae.
GCCGTCGACGTCGACGACGTGCACCCCTGACAGGTCGCGCACCCATCCGGCGTCGCTGCTCACCACGATCCGGTGACGGCACGGCCCGGCGGATCGCAATTCTTCGGCCGTGCCCTGGGCGACCACTCGGCCCTTGCTCAGCACGACCAGGCCGTCGCTGAGCCGGTCCACCAGGTCCAGCTGATGGCTGGAGAAGAGCACCGGCACGCCCTCCCGGGTGTGCTCACGCAGCAGGTCGGCCATGACGTCCACGCTCGTCGGGTCCAGCCCGGAGAACGGCTCGTCCAGGATCAACGCCTGCGGGCGGCTCATCACGGCTGCCGCGATCTGCACCCGCTGCTGGTTCCCCAAGGACAAGGATTCCAATTTGTCCTTCGCCCGGTCGGCCAGGCCGAACCGCTCCAGCAGCTCGGTCACCGAACGGCGTGCCTCGGGCCTGCTCATCCCGGCCAGCTGGCCCAGGTAGATCAGCTGACTGGCGACTCCTTGTTTCACGTACAGCCCGCGTTCTTCCGGCATGTAGCCGAAGGTGCGGCGGTCGGCGACCGTGGCCGGTCTGCCCTGCCAGAGCACCTGGCCGCCATGGATCTGCAACAGGCCCATGATCATCCGCATGGTCGTCGTTTTCCCTGCACCGTTGCCGCCGACGAAACCGATCAGCTGACCGTCGGGCACCGTGAAGGAGACCTGGTCAACTGCCGTGTGATCACCGAAACGGCGGGTCAGCTCCTGTACTTCGAGCATGTCGACACCTCTTCCCACCGGGTTCTGCGAGAGCGGCCGGTCGACGGTCGACCAGCCCTTACCGAAGAAACTAGGTGTCCAGGGCCCTGCCGCACCTCCCCTAGGAGGACGAACTCACGGTGCCGGTCATTCCCCCGGATGGATGAGACCGGTTTCGTACGCGAGGACGACGGCCTGCACCCGATCCCGCACGTGGAGCTTCGACAGGCAGTTCGACACATGGGTCTTCACCGTCGACTCCCCGACGACCAGCTCCGCGGCGATCTCCGCATTCGACATGCCCCGGCCCA
It contains:
- a CDS encoding ABC transporter ATP-binding protein; translated protein: MLEVQELTRRFGDHTAVDQVSFTVPDGQLIGFVGGNGAGKTTTMRMIMGLLQIHGGQVLWQGRPATVADRRTFGYMPEERGLYVKQGVASQLIYLGQLAGMSRPEARRSVTELLERFGLADRAKDKLESLSLGNQQRVQIAAAVMSRPQALILDEPFSGLDPTSVDVMADLLREHTREGVPVLFSSHQLDLVDRLSDGLVVLSKGRVVAQGTAEELRSAGPCRHRIVVSSDAGWVRDLSGVHVVDVDGTAALVELADETAKQALLAEALSRGSLSEFTPVRPSLSEIYREVTA